A single window of Fischerella sp. PCC 9605 DNA harbors:
- a CDS encoding GAF domain-containing protein → MTITYDNHQENGYGFNQPESLDRENIAQEFKNWRQQWQAIANQMQQATDTDTLFQVTTKAVREKIAGDRVLIYRWHNLDTGVVLAEAKTLGWTPAFGENLPAILFGVNTNPDYLEPVAIADINQLEPTPYQRQLWEQFQIKASVSLPIVVEGEFWGLLAVHQCGTTRQWQEAEITLLAQIATELTYALQRFQFQKEQQQQALAKKAVGKVVDKILRISNVDKFFQTTTQEVRNLLRCDRVALYRFNSDWSGEFIAESVGNGWVRLVGPDIKTVWADTHLQDTQGGRYARSESFAVDDIYKAGLSQCHIEILEQFEAKAYIIAPVFSGEKLWGLLAAYQNSNSRKWQEWEISFLTQIGMGFGVAIIQTEYLEKLQEKSDQLAQIAEQEKAYSKITNRLRQSADLDTIFKTTTQDIRQLLHCDRVAVYRFRDDWSGEFIAESVASAWGRLVSTDSKHWQDTFLQETKGGRLAKGESLAIDDIHQQGLSPCYIELLEEFEAKAYIVSPVFFGEKLWGILAAYQNSQSRHWQEWEINLLARVGDQLGLALQQVEYLQQVQAQSAQLAEVAAREKAAKELFQQRCIQTLATLKPALKGDLTVRAPIAEDELGTITDAYNNTLQALRQIVIQVQKAAQQVAQTSQNSDLSLIGVTNLAQQQSQEISAALGEIQQMADSTQAVVTSAELVHVAVEKANQTLEDGDRAMNQTVEAIQAIRETVAQTGKKIKRLSDSSQNISKVVNLISNFATQTNVLALNAAIEATRAGEYGKGFAVVADEVRSLSRQSAAATIEIEKLVQEIQAETGEVAMAMETGIQQVLEGTNLVSETRRNLNAIVAATAQISQLLEQITAATQTQMTRSVSVTTSMQQVAEISHNTVAQAQALAAVFQQLLATAKELLTTASQFKVN, encoded by the coding sequence ATGACGATTACATATGACAATCATCAAGAAAATGGTTATGGTTTTAACCAACCGGAAAGTTTAGATAGAGAAAATATTGCTCAAGAATTTAAAAATTGGCGACAGCAGTGGCAGGCGATCGCTAATCAGATGCAGCAAGCCACAGATACAGATACACTGTTTCAAGTCACGACAAAAGCAGTACGCGAAAAAATAGCAGGCGATCGCGTCTTGATTTACCGTTGGCATAATCTAGATACAGGTGTGGTATTAGCAGAAGCGAAAACTCTGGGTTGGACACCCGCTTTCGGTGAAAACTTGCCTGCCATTTTATTTGGTGTCAATACAAATCCAGACTATTTGGAACCTGTAGCGATCGCAGATATCAATCAGTTAGAACCAACACCTTATCAACGTCAGTTGTGGGAACAATTTCAAATTAAAGCCAGTGTCTCGTTACCTATTGTTGTAGAAGGTGAATTTTGGGGATTGTTAGCGGTTCATCAGTGTGGCACTACCCGTCAGTGGCAAGAAGCAGAAATAACTTTACTGGCACAAATTGCCACTGAATTGACATATGCCTTGCAGAGATTTCAGTTTCAAAAAGAACAACAACAGCAAGCACTAGCGAAAAAAGCTGTTGGCAAGGTGGTTGATAAAATTCTTCGCATTTCCAATGTAGATAAGTTTTTCCAAACCACCACACAAGAAGTGCGTAACTTACTGCGTTGCGATCGCGTCGCCCTCTACCGCTTTAACTCTGACTGGAGTGGTGAATTTATTGCTGAGTCAGTAGGTAATGGCTGGGTGCGTTTAGTCGGGCCTGATATCAAAACAGTGTGGGCAGACACCCACCTGCAAGATACCCAAGGAGGACGCTATGCCCGTAGTGAAAGCTTTGCAGTTGATGATATCTACAAAGCAGGGTTATCCCAGTGTCATATAGAAATTCTAGAACAATTTGAAGCTAAAGCTTACATCATTGCGCCTGTATTTTCTGGAGAGAAATTATGGGGCTTGTTGGCAGCTTATCAAAACTCTAATTCTCGAAAATGGCAAGAGTGGGAAATCAGCTTTTTAACTCAGATTGGTATGGGCTTTGGTGTCGCCATCATCCAAACTGAGTACTTGGAAAAGTTGCAAGAAAAATCAGACCAGTTAGCACAAATTGCTGAGCAAGAAAAAGCTTATAGTAAGATTACCAACCGCCTGCGCCAATCTGCGGATTTAGACACGATTTTCAAAACCACGACTCAAGATATCCGCCAACTATTGCATTGCGATCGCGTTGCGGTTTATCGCTTCCGTGACGACTGGAGTGGGGAATTTATTGCGGAATCTGTCGCTAGTGCTTGGGGGCGCTTGGTAAGTACAGATAGCAAGCATTGGCAAGATACTTTCTTACAAGAAACCAAAGGGGGACGGCTAGCCAAAGGTGAAAGCCTGGCGATTGATGACATCCATCAGCAAGGATTGTCACCCTGTTACATAGAATTGTTGGAAGAATTTGAAGCTAAGGCTTATATTGTTTCACCTGTCTTTTTTGGGGAGAAATTATGGGGTATCCTCGCTGCTTATCAAAATTCCCAATCTCGCCATTGGCAAGAGTGGGAAATCAACTTACTTGCCCGAGTTGGCGATCAGTTAGGACTTGCCTTGCAACAAGTTGAGTATCTGCAACAAGTCCAAGCACAGTCAGCCCAACTTGCGGAAGTAGCTGCCAGAGAAAAGGCAGCAAAAGAATTATTTCAACAGCGTTGCATTCAGACACTGGCAACCCTCAAACCAGCCCTGAAAGGAGACTTGACTGTCCGCGCCCCGATCGCAGAAGACGAGTTGGGCACTATTACTGATGCTTACAATAATACCTTGCAGGCACTGCGACAAATTGTCATTCAGGTACAAAAAGCTGCCCAACAAGTCGCCCAAACCTCTCAAAATAGCGATCTGTCCCTGATTGGCGTCACCAACTTAGCACAGCAGCAGTCACAGGAAATTTCCGCCGCCTTGGGTGAAATTCAACAGATGGCAGACTCAACACAAGCAGTCGTTACAAGTGCCGAGTTAGTTCACGTCGCTGTAGAAAAGGCAAACCAAACCTTGGAAGATGGTGATCGCGCCATGAACCAGACAGTAGAAGCCATTCAAGCAATTCGAGAAACCGTTGCCCAAACAGGGAAGAAGATTAAGCGTCTGAGCGATTCTTCCCAGAATATCTCGAAAGTAGTGAACTTGATTAGTAACTTTGCCACCCAAACAAACGTCTTGGCGTTGAATGCAGCCATTGAAGCAACTCGCGCTGGCGAATACGGCAAAGGCTTTGCGGTGGTTGCGGATGAAGTTCGTTCCCTGTCTCGCCAGTCTGCCGCAGCCACGATTGAAATTGAAAAACTGGTGCAAGAGATTCAAGCAGAAACAGGGGAAGTGGCAATGGCAATGGAAACGGGTATACAACAGGTGTTAGAAGGAACAAACCTAGTCAGTGAAACCCGACGAAACCTGAACGCGATCGTGGCAGCTACAGCACAGATAAGTCAACTGCTTGAGCAAATTACCGCAGCTACCCAAACCCAAATGACGCGTTCTGTTTCTGTTACTACCTCCATGCAACAAGTCGCGGAAATTTCTCACAATACCGTTGCCCAAGCACAAGCCCTCGCTGCGGTTTTTCAACAGCTTTTAGCAACGGCAAAAGAGTTACTGACAACAGCAAGTCAATTTAAAGTCAATTAA